The following DNA comes from Sparus aurata chromosome 3, fSpaAur1.1, whole genome shotgun sequence.
CGCCTGCTGCTGAGGGAGACAGACATGGTACAGATTCCTGTTGCCACAACAACTATCACTCAAACATTTTGGAGGAGGGAGACGAAAGGCATTCCCTGCttccaccctcctctctctgtttctgtctcatctCAGCCCGGACCGGGTCTTCCCTGTTGGCACCGACTCACACAGAAACCATTTCTTTCATTCCGCAGGTGAACCAAAAGAACGAAGCTTTTCTCAGCACAACGTCACCTCTAGGAGAAGTGGTTCCCTCTGTTAGGAGGATCCAGTGATACTTTGAAACTTGGCTTTTACACAATAGATGGTTTAAGAATGGCAGAATGTCCCATTCACATGTGATAACATGCAGTGTGTCCTTATGTATCAATTTAACAATCGATGATCCTGATTAAGGATGTATTGGTCTGTAGCATGTTCTCATTTTGATGGAGGACTGTTTTACTGAGACATATTTGACATATTTAACGtgttatgttttgtattttgtatttataatGAGGCTGTGGACACATTTTATTAGAGGCAACAAAGCTTCATGTTGCACTGCACAACtttcatattctattttatACCAAAAGATTAATTAAAAGCAAATGCAACGCCCAGTcacataaatacaaattcaaaaACTGGCACTGTGAAACTGCCTGCTGGCTAACACTTTCTAATAAAGTGCCCTTTAATCAGCAGTAGTTATTTCCTAACTAATGTGTCAGTAATAAGTCATCAGAAGCGACAGCTTGCACattgtcatgttgtgtttggtgacaaaaaagcaaaagcaaaaaacaaacaaacagcaaaaatgCCCACATGGTCGATGAAACATGATGAAGTgtcctaaacacacacagctggagtcCATCACGGCTCCACGATGACACGggttctgtctctctgtccagtGGACCGTTCTGGTGAAGAGCTGCAGGTCATGTGGAACAGATAACTGGTGGCTGAAGGACACGTCAGAGTCTTTACTGAGGTGGAAgaagcagcacagcagcttGAAACTGTTATAAAAGAAAATCCTGCTTTGCAAATTTGAGTCAAAGGACATTTCCTcagcaaaaatatcaaaatgagaATCTGGCAGAGAGGGTGTAAATTAATATTGTATTATTGCATTGTTAATGTTGAtgcatacatttgaaaaacacttCAGAGGGTGATGTgtggttgtttgtttattttctgttgttttaatttcattttcttaGCACATCTGAATATTAGAGGTGATGTATGTATAATAAAGCGCTGCCCTGAGATAATCGTAGGTATGTTAAACACCCTTGACAATGCACCATGTTTAATAAGCTCTTAATGGAGTTAAAtgtgattgaagtgaaggtgtTAAGTAACGTGACATGACTGTAAaatacaagtacctcaaaatggtgcacaaaaaaaagcacttgCCACATACTTGATAGATAACTAATCACAATCATTGAACACATATCAGTGTGTGACTTCTCTATGTTAGAGAGTAAGTCATTCATGACCTCTTATGACTGTGACAACTGCTAACTTTTGTCATGTCAAGTTTTGAGAAGGATTTTaaaaagtagaagaagaagaagaagaagaagaagaagaagaagaagaagctgtaaTCACAACTTCAAATCTGCCAGATAATGTCATCTATGTTCCTGTATGATGGATGTGACGGAGGCTCCTCTGGGACATGGCGTGGTGAACTGGTGGAGTCAGTACAAGCTACATGAAACTATAAAGAAACTGACACCAGCGTTGGACTTGAAAGTACAGAAGGAGGACAAGCAGAGGCATCCGGAAGTACCCCAGCATGTGAAACTGGCGCCAGGCCAAACTGCTTCCCCTCACTTAATGTGAACTTACAGCAGCAACAATTGCACGTCTGGTGCAGCGACGTCCTTTCAGGAGACTCCTGACTTCTTCCTGTCTCGCACATTCCTCTGGTAACTTCAGAGCAGGGTCACAGGGCTCAACCTGTTCTGGCCGGTGACTATTAATAAATACCATTAACTTCCCACTAAGTCATTCCTCTGTGTGGCAtcacaattaaaagtaattgtGGCTAAAACTATTGGGCGTCCCAGTGGAGGCTTGGGTTGGGTTCAGCTCATACAaaaggctcttttttttttttttttgatctgtCACTGAAGAGGCACAAGCTCCCATGGGCTATGTTGCCACGCAACCACAAGCCCCACCCATTGTTGCAGTGGCTTCACCTGAGCGTGGCTCACGTGACCGACGCCGTGGAGTTCATCCAATCAGGAGCGAGGACAGGTGCTTCGAGGTGAGAGTTTCGGAGGCGGAAACCTGCTGGTTCAGTAGTCGACAGTCGGTTCTTATAAATGTGTCGCTTCATGTGGAGTTTCCTGAAGTGCAGAGGACGAGTGGAGGTActtgaggagaggaagagagagaaaactttCTGCTGGAGGTGGGAGATGTGAGCAGGCAGGTCACCCGGCTCGTGCGTAAAATGGATACTGCTGCAAGGCACTGAAGGATCGCTGTCACGGTTGTGCTCCACCACTGAagtagaagaaaaagaaggagggagTAGAAGACACTGAGTCTTTCCTCCGGATCTTTATCTCACTTAAAAGTGTGATTCTACttctttttttgaaaatacAGTTTCAAGTGTCCACGGCACCTGTTGTTGCGCAGGTAAGTGTTCAGCAGCGCTTCATTGCGCATCGTTCACCTGTGAATCACGGCTTGGCTTTGCTCCTCTGTTCTCACGACTCATTCAACCAGTTTTACAGAAAAGCTAATCATGGTTATACTGGTTATTCTGAAGATTAGTTGGTTGGCAGCTGTCTCACCTGTGAACCAACCAACATTGTTGACAGAGAGAATCTAattgaaaacacattcagatcTAGAAAGGGACAAATGATTCTGTTCAAACAGAATAAAGGATTTGTGAGAGTTATGAGTGTGACCATGTGTGGCAACAACACAGGTGTTTTTATGGTGATGAAGATGAGATCCATGATGTGGAATAGAAATGCTTTGTAAAACAATGACAGTAGTTTTTAATGAAGTGAGTTAATGTTTTAGGGCATTaaagtgacatcacagatttaaaaaaacatgacatcacTTATAAAATAATACTTGTGCACAGGAGAGCATCTGAAATGCAGCCGAATCACTGTCAGcatcttttctctccctccagccaGGATGACAACAGAGAGGTCCCCATGGTGGAAGTCATTCCTCCCAAAGAAGAAGAGTGGAGGCTCCAAGGACTCAAACCAACCCTATGGCCCAGACTTTGACCCCTTCGCACAGAAACAAAAGGATTACACAGCAGAAGCCTCCAAGAGTGCCAGCGACCAGTCCCAACAAGAGTCCAACAAGAGCATCAGCGACGACACCTACGACGACTCCCACCTGGACTCGGTCTTCAACGAGCAGACGTGTCGCAGGAACATGAAGGTGTCACGCTCGGGTCGGTGGAAGGAGAAGCGGAGGGTGCGCTCGAGCCTTCCCatcgaggacaaagagaagGATAGTGGGGCGACGGGGAAAGAGGAGAGACGGTGAccgtgaggaggaggaggcggtgaTCAAAGACTGCTTTGCAA
Coding sequences within:
- the LOC115578438 gene encoding proline-rich protein 15-like encodes the protein MTTERSPWWKSFLPKKKSGGSKDSNQPYGPDFDPFAQKQKDYTAEASKSASDQSQQESNKSISDDTYDDSHLDSVFNEQTCRRNMKVSRSGRWKEKRRVRSSLPIEDKEKDSGATGKEERR